The Alphaproteobacteria bacterium HT1-32 DNA segment GAACTTCCGCATTGGTTTCACGGCGCAACCGGTCGGACAGGGCGCTGTCACCCGGTCGGGCGCCACTGGTTCCCGGCTTGATACGTGTCTGAACAGTCATCCTGTCGCTCCTGAAATTTTCCAAAATTTAGCACATAATGCGCATATCGCAAAACATTGTTGCATCAGAAAGCATCCAGATAAGACCAGTATTTATTATATATTTCAGTTGGTTGTTCAGAGTATATCAGATTTTTAAAAAACATTGCCGCAATCATAAATGAATGCATAATGCACTTTAATGATAACGGAGGACCACCATGAACGGACCGCATTTTCTGCAGATACCTGGCCCAACCAATGTGCCGGAACGCATTCTGAGGGCCATGTCCCGCCCGACCATCGATCATCGCGGCCCCGAATTTGGTGAAATTGGCCGTCGCGTCCTGAGTAACGTAAAGACGCTGTTCGGCACCAAAAGCGACGTCATCATTTTCCCCGGGTCCGGCACTGGCGCCTGGGAAGCGGCTCTGGTCAATACGCTGTCGGAGGGTGACAGCGTTCTAATGTTTGAAACCGGCTGGTTCGCAACATTGTGGGACCGCATGGCAACCAAACTGGGAATCAAGACAGAGTTTCTGTCGAGCGACTGGCGTCGCGGTGCCGATGCATCAGCCATCGCTGAACGGCTGAAAGCCGATAAGGGCCACACAATCAAGGCGGTCTGTGTGGTTCATAATGAAACATCAACCGGCTGTGTCAGCCCAATTACCGCCGTCCGCAAGGCGCTCGACGATACGGGGCATCCGGCTCTGTTGCTGGTCGACACCATCTCGTCGCTCTGTTCAATTGAATACAAGCATGATGAATGGGGCGTTGATGTCACGGTTTGCGGGTCGCAGAAGGGCATGATGCTGCCACCGGGAATCAGCTTCAACGCGGTCAGTGCCAAGGCACGTGAAGCCGCAAAAACCGCCGGTCTGAAACGGTCCTACTGGGACTGGGAAGAGATGATCAAGGCAAACGCCACCGGATATTTCCCTCATACCCCGGCGACCAATCTGCTTTATGGTCTCGACGAGGCACTGAAGATGCTGATTGAGGAGGAGGGCATGGAGAATGTCTTCGCCCGTCACAAGAAACTGTCAGAAGCAACCCGCCGTTGTGTGCGTCACTGGGGCCTGGAAATTCAGTGCGCTGATGAAAATCACTATTCTGACAGCCTGACCGCCGTGCGTCTGCCGGATGGCAACAGTGCCGACGCACTCCGGGCCACGATTCTCGACAATTTCAACATGTCCCTCGGTAATGGTCTTGGTCAACTGGCCGACAAGGTCTTCCGGATTGGCCATCTCGGTGAATTCAATGAACTGACACTGATCGGCACGCTGGGCGGTGTCGAAATGGGGCTTTCAATGGCACAGGTGCCGCATACATCCGGCGGTGTCGGGGCAGCTGTGGACTATCTGGCCAGCGTCGCCCGCTGACAAAACAGATAAGGGGCGGTGAAGTGTCGTATTTTGTTCTTCGCCGCCTCTGCCCCCAACATCACTTCACGACGATCAGGAAACAGCAATGCCCGGACCTCTTGACGGCCTGAAGGTTATTGAACTGGCCCACATCATGTCAGGCCCGACCTGCGGGATGATGCTGGCCGACATGGGCGCCGATGTCATCAAGATCGAAAAGGTGCCGGGTGGCGATGATACCCGTCGCATGACGCCCCCGGTCATCGCCGATCAGTCTGCCGCCTTCATGATGATGAACCGTAACAAGCGGGGTATGGCGATTGATCTGAAGACGGAAGGGGGGAAGGAAATCCTGCTCCGCATGGTCCGGGAGTCAGATGTCATTCTGGAAAATTTCCGCCATGACACTCTCGACCGGCTTGGGCTGGGTTACGAGCGTCTGCGAGAGGAAAATCCGGCCCTGATCTATTGTGCGGTCTCAGGTTTTGGCCGAACCGGTCCCTATGCAACACGCGGTGGCTTTGATCTCGTCGCGCAGGGAATGAGCGGTCTGATGAGCATTACAGGCGAGGGGGATGGCCGGCCGCCGGTGAAGGTCGGGGCACCGGTCTCTGACACTACCGCCGGCGTTCTGGCTGCGATGGGCATTCTGGCTGCCTACATCAATCGCCTGAAAACCGGGAAAGGACAGATCGTAGACGCCTCACTGTTTGAGGCCGCGATCATGCATACCTACTGGCAATCAGCCATCTGCCTTGCGACCGGCGACAGCCCGAAACCAATGGGATCGGCGCACCCCCTGAATGGTCCTTATCAGGCATTTCAGACCGCAGATGGCTGGGTCAACATAGGTGGCGCCAATCAGGCGAACTGGGAACGGATTGCCCGGACCACAGGATTGCCGGAACTTATCGATGATTCCCGGTTCAGGACAAATGCCGACCGCATGGCCAATCTCAAAGAACTGGAGGGCCTGCTGACCGCCGAGCTTCGCAAGCATCCCAGTCAATACTGGCTGGAACGGTTCGAACAGGAGGGTGTGCCAGCCGGCCCGGTCATGAGCATCGCCGAAATGCTCGAAGACCCTCATGTAGCAGATCGCGGCATGGTCACAACCGTGGAGCATCCGACAGCTGGCAAGGTGAAGACCCTTGGTTTACCGGTTCATTTCTCAGAAACACCCGGTTCCGTAAACCGGCCAGCCCCCCTGTATGGCGAGCATAACGCGGAAGTTTTGTCCGAATTTGGATTCACTTCCGATGAAATCGCAGAATTCCAGTCATCGGGTGCGGTCAGAGCCGATAAATAAGCAGAATAAGATTAGTCGACAGATTCTTATTCAGACTTCAATTCGCCATGATGCCGCATCAATACCGCGGATAAGATATTTTGAGAGCCTCTATTTCAGAATTTATAAGCAATTTTAGGCATTTTTTGCTCTAAATCCGA contains these protein-coding regions:
- a CDS encoding aminotransferase class V-fold PLP-dependent enzyme; the protein is MNGPHFLQIPGPTNVPERILRAMSRPTIDHRGPEFGEIGRRVLSNVKTLFGTKSDVIIFPGSGTGAWEAALVNTLSEGDSVLMFETGWFATLWDRMATKLGIKTEFLSSDWRRGADASAIAERLKADKGHTIKAVCVVHNETSTGCVSPITAVRKALDDTGHPALLLVDTISSLCSIEYKHDEWGVDVTVCGSQKGMMLPPGISFNAVSAKAREAAKTAGLKRSYWDWEEMIKANATGYFPHTPATNLLYGLDEALKMLIEEEGMENVFARHKKLSEATRRCVRHWGLEIQCADENHYSDSLTAVRLPDGNSADALRATILDNFNMSLGNGLGQLADKVFRIGHLGEFNELTLIGTLGGVEMGLSMAQVPHTSGGVGAAVDYLASVAR
- a CDS encoding CoA transferase gives rise to the protein MPGPLDGLKVIELAHIMSGPTCGMMLADMGADVIKIEKVPGGDDTRRMTPPVIADQSAAFMMMNRNKRGMAIDLKTEGGKEILLRMVRESDVILENFRHDTLDRLGLGYERLREENPALIYCAVSGFGRTGPYATRGGFDLVAQGMSGLMSITGEGDGRPPVKVGAPVSDTTAGVLAAMGILAAYINRLKTGKGQIVDASLFEAAIMHTYWQSAICLATGDSPKPMGSAHPLNGPYQAFQTADGWVNIGGANQANWERIARTTGLPELIDDSRFRTNADRMANLKELEGLLTAELRKHPSQYWLERFEQEGVPAGPVMSIAEMLEDPHVADRGMVTTVEHPTAGKVKTLGLPVHFSETPGSVNRPAPLYGEHNAEVLSEFGFTSDEIAEFQSSGAVRADK